In a genomic window of Chaetodon auriga isolate fChaAug3 chromosome 1, fChaAug3.hap1, whole genome shotgun sequence:
- the LOC143320458 gene encoding ephrin type-A receptor 6-like isoform X2 — protein sequence MWSGGKYCLFLFLLESILSDPGTTNQVVLLDTTTVLGELDWKTYPVNGWDAITEMDEQNRPIHTFQVCHVMEPNQNNWLRSGWIQRQAAQRVYVELRFTLRDCNSIPWVSGTCKETFNLFYLQTDEPLPAATRFRPTDYAKVDTIAADESFTQTDLGDRVLRLNTEVREVGPVTQKGFYLAFQDVGACIALVSVKVFYKRCPSTLRNLAAFPDTVPHMDSSSLVEVRGACVENAEERDTPKLYCGADGDWLVPLGRCVCTIGHEEMDGYCQACKPGFFKAYAGNTKCSKCPPHSSSHDQAATICHCDKGFYRAIQDSSTMACTRPPSAPRNLVSLINDTALFLQWMPPSDTGGRKDITYNILCQRCDGNDGDSGVTQCEPCESDLRFIPRPLGLTGTSVAILDFATHANYTFHVEAVNGVSGLGVATRSLANVTVTTHQAGPALVGVVRKDWASQNSIALSWSQVENPPTDIVDYEVKYYEKEQEQLSYSSTRTKTPNVVVTSLRPSTVYVFHVRARTAAGYSAYSPNFEFATAPEDPDIADQGQVLVVVTASVGGFSLLVILTLFLLITGRCQGYIKARMKSEEKRKTRFHSGHVPFSGIKTYVDPDTYEDPSQAVEEFTKEIDPSYICIERVIGAGEFGEVCSGRLRIPGRMDIAVAIKTLKGGYMDQQRRDFLREASIMGQFNNPNIIRLEGVVTKSRPVMIVVEYMDNGALDSFLRTRDGQFTVLQLVGMMRGIVVGMTYLSDMGYVHRDLAARNILVDENLVCKVSDFGMSRILDDDSEAAYTATGGKIPIRWTAPEAIAYGKFSTASDVWSYGIVMWEVMSYGERPYWEMSNQDVILSIEEGYRLPAPMGCPVTLHQLMLHCWQKEASQRPRFNNVLSFLDKLIINPSSLLPLVNDEQSFPDSPEDMPDYPLFISIGDWLDSIKMSQYKNNFLAAGYTTLDSISTMSIDDIRRIGICLIGHQRRIISSIQSLRLQLHHIQQSGFQV from the exons TGGGATGCTATCACAGAGATGGATGAGCAGAACAGACCTATTCACACCTTCCAGGTTTGCCATGTAATGGAGCCAAACCAGAACAACTGGCTGCGGTCTGGATGGATCCAGCGGCAGGCTGCACAGAGG GTATATGTGGAGCTGCGTTTCACACTGAGAGACTGCAACTCCATTCCTTGGGTGTCTGGCACCTGTAAGGAAACCTTCAACCTCTTTTACCTGCAGACCGATGAACCGCTCCCTGCAGCAACAAGGTTTCGTCCTACTGACTACGCCAAG GTGGATACTATTGCGGCAGATGAGAgtttcacacagacagatcTCGGAGATCGTGTTCTTCGCCTCAATACTGAGGTCAGGGAGGTGGGGCCAGTGACACAGAAGGGCTTCTACTTGGCCTTCCAGGATGTGGGAGCTTGTATTGCGCTTGTGTCTGTCAAG GTGTTCTACAAACGCTGCCCGTCGACTTTAAGGAACCTGGCAGCATTTCCTGACACAGTGCCGCATATGGACTCGTCCTCTCTGGTGGAAGTGAGGGGTGCATGTGTGGAGAATGCAGAAGAGAGGGACACGCCCAAACTGTACTGTGGTGCTGATGGAGACTGGTTGGTACCTCTGGGCCGCTGTGTCTGTACTATTGGCCACGAGGAGATGGATGGCTACTGCCAGG cTTGTAAGCCTGGCTTCTTCAAGGCGTATGCTGGGAACACTAAATGTTCCAAGTGTCCTCCACACAGCTCCAGCCATGACCAGGCCGCCACCATCTGTCACTGCGACAAAGGCTTCTACAGGGCTATCCAGGACTCCTCCACAATGGCTTGCACAA ggCCTCCGTCAGCTCCCAGGAACCTGGTCTCATTGATCAATGACACGGCTCTCTTCCTGCAGTGGATGCCTCCTAGCGATACAGGTGGCAGGAAGGACATCACTTACAACATTCTGTGCCAGCGCTGTGATGGAAATGACGGCGACAGTGGGGTGACACAGTGCGAGCCATGTGAGTCAGACCTGCGGTTCATCCCACGGCCACTTGGTCTGACTGGTACCTCTGTGGCAATACTAGATTTTGCAACGCACGCCAACTACACCTTTCATGTAGAGGCTGTGAATGGCGTCTCTGGGCTGGGTGTAGCCACACGCTCACTGGCGAATGTTACCGTCACTACACACCAAGCTG GTCCTGCTCTGGTGGGTGTAGTCAGGAAAGACTGGGCCTCTCAAAACAGCATCGCCCTCTCCTGGTCACAAGTGGAAAATCCACCTACAGACATAGTGGACTATGAAGTCAAATATTATGAGAAG gAGCAAGAGCAGCTGAGCTACTCATCAACGCGGACCAAAACCCCCAACGTGGTGGTAACGAGCCTCCGACCCTCGACTGTCTACGTCTTCCATGTGCGTGCTCGCACCGCTGCCGGTTACTCAGCCTACAGCCCCAACTTTGAGTTTGCCACTGCACCTGAGG aTCCTGATATCGCTGATCAGGGTCAAGTCCTGGTGGTCGTCACAGCATCTGTAGGCGGCTTCTCCCTGTTGGTCATCCttaccctcttcctcctcatcactggCCG ATGTCAGGGGTACATTAAAGCCAGGATGAagtcagaggagaagaggaagactcGCTTCCACAGTGGGCACG TCCCATTCTCTGGGATAAAGACCTATGTGGATCCAGACACGTATGAAGACCCCTCTCAGGCTGTGGAGGAATTCACCAAAGAGATAGACCCCTCGTACATATGCATCGAAAGGGTGATTGGCGCAG GTGAATTTGGAGAAGTCTGCAGCGGTCGGTTGCGTATACCTGGAAGGATGGACATTGCTGTGGCAATAAAGACGCTTAAAGGTGGCTACATGGACCAACAGAGGAGAGACTTTTTGCGTGAGGCTTCAATCATGGGACAGTTTAACAACCCCAACATCATCAGGCTGGAGGGAGTGGTCACCAAGA GCAGACCAGTGATGATCGTGGTTGAGTACATGGACAATGGAGCGCTTGATTCTTTCCTTCGG ACACGTGACGGTCagttcactgtgctgcagctggttgGCATGATGCGCGGCATCGTCGTCGGCATGACCTACCTATCAGATATGGGTTACGTTCACAGAGACCTGGCCGCTCGCAACATCTTGGTGGATGAGAACTTGGTGTGTAAGGTTTCTGATTTCGGCATGTCCAGAATCCTCGACGATGACAGTGAAGCAGCCTACACTGCTACA gGTGGAAAGATACCAATACGCTGGACAGCACCAGAGGCGATTGCTTACGGGAAATTTTCCACAGCCAGTGATGTATGGAGCTACGGCATTGTCATGTGGGAGGTGATGTCGTACGGCGAGAGGCCCTACTGGGAGATGTCCAATCAAGAT GTCATTTTATCGATCGAAGAAGGCTACCGTCTACCAGCGCCTATGGGCTGCCCCGTGACACTGCACCAGTTGATGTTGCACTGCTGGCAGAAGGAGGCCAGCCAGCGTCCACGCTTCAACAATGTGCTCTCTTTCctggacaaactcatcatcAATCCCAGTAGTCTGCTCCCTCTGGTGAATGATGAGCAGAG TTTCCCTGACTCCCCAGAGGACATGCCAGACTACCCTCTTTTCATCTCTATCGGCGACTGGCTCGACTCCATCAAGATGAGCCAGTATAAGAACAACTTTCTTGCAGCAGGATACACAACACTGGATTCCATTTCAACCATGAGTATAGA CGACATCAGGCGCATCGGGATCTGCTTGATCGGTCACCAGAGGAGAATCATAAGCAGCATACAGTCTCTTCGCCTGCAGCTTCACCACATCCAACAGAGTGGCTTTCAAGTGTGA
- the LOC143320458 gene encoding ephrin type-A receptor 6-like isoform X1 encodes MWSGGKYCLFLFLLESILSDPGTTNQVVLLDTTTVLGELDWKTYPVNGWDAITEMDEQNRPIHTFQVCHVMEPNQNNWLRSGWIQRQAAQRVYVELRFTLRDCNSIPWVSGTCKETFNLFYLQTDEPLPAATRFRPTDYAKVDTIAADESFTQTDLGDRVLRLNTEVREVGPVTQKGFYLAFQDVGACIALVSVKVFYKRCPSTLRNLAAFPDTVPHMDSSSLVEVRGACVENAEERDTPKLYCGADGDWLVPLGRCVCTIGHEEMDGYCQACKPGFFKAYAGNTKCSKCPPHSSSHDQAATICHCDKGFYRAIQDSSTMACTRPPSAPRNLVSLINDTALFLQWMPPSDTGGRKDITYNILCQRCDGNDGDSGVTQCEPCESDLRFIPRPLGLTGTSVAILDFATHANYTFHVEAVNGVSGLGVATRSLANVTVTTHQAGPALVGVVRKDWASQNSIALSWSQVENPPTDIVDYEVKYYEKEQEQLSYSSTRTKTPNVVVTSLRPSTVYVFHVRARTAAGYSAYSPNFEFATAPEDPDIADQGQVLVVVTASVGGFSLLVILTLFLLITGRCQGYIKARMKSEEKRKTRFHSGHVPFSGIKTYVDPDTYEDPSQAVEEFTKEIDPSYICIERVIGAGEFGEVCSGRLRIPGRMDIAVAIKTLKGGYMDQQRRDFLREASIMGQFNNPNIIRLEGVVTKSRPVMIVVEYMDNGALDSFLRTRDGQFTVLQLVGMMRGIVVGMTYLSDMGYVHRDLAARNILVDENLVCKVSDFGMSRILDDDSEAAYTATVSVDLTVTAGCHILTDIAVKNVEYLSVLCQGGKIPIRWTAPEAIAYGKFSTASDVWSYGIVMWEVMSYGERPYWEMSNQDVILSIEEGYRLPAPMGCPVTLHQLMLHCWQKEASQRPRFNNVLSFLDKLIINPSSLLPLVNDEQSFPDSPEDMPDYPLFISIGDWLDSIKMSQYKNNFLAAGYTTLDSISTMSIDDIRRIGICLIGHQRRIISSIQSLRLQLHHIQQSGFQV; translated from the exons TGGGATGCTATCACAGAGATGGATGAGCAGAACAGACCTATTCACACCTTCCAGGTTTGCCATGTAATGGAGCCAAACCAGAACAACTGGCTGCGGTCTGGATGGATCCAGCGGCAGGCTGCACAGAGG GTATATGTGGAGCTGCGTTTCACACTGAGAGACTGCAACTCCATTCCTTGGGTGTCTGGCACCTGTAAGGAAACCTTCAACCTCTTTTACCTGCAGACCGATGAACCGCTCCCTGCAGCAACAAGGTTTCGTCCTACTGACTACGCCAAG GTGGATACTATTGCGGCAGATGAGAgtttcacacagacagatcTCGGAGATCGTGTTCTTCGCCTCAATACTGAGGTCAGGGAGGTGGGGCCAGTGACACAGAAGGGCTTCTACTTGGCCTTCCAGGATGTGGGAGCTTGTATTGCGCTTGTGTCTGTCAAG GTGTTCTACAAACGCTGCCCGTCGACTTTAAGGAACCTGGCAGCATTTCCTGACACAGTGCCGCATATGGACTCGTCCTCTCTGGTGGAAGTGAGGGGTGCATGTGTGGAGAATGCAGAAGAGAGGGACACGCCCAAACTGTACTGTGGTGCTGATGGAGACTGGTTGGTACCTCTGGGCCGCTGTGTCTGTACTATTGGCCACGAGGAGATGGATGGCTACTGCCAGG cTTGTAAGCCTGGCTTCTTCAAGGCGTATGCTGGGAACACTAAATGTTCCAAGTGTCCTCCACACAGCTCCAGCCATGACCAGGCCGCCACCATCTGTCACTGCGACAAAGGCTTCTACAGGGCTATCCAGGACTCCTCCACAATGGCTTGCACAA ggCCTCCGTCAGCTCCCAGGAACCTGGTCTCATTGATCAATGACACGGCTCTCTTCCTGCAGTGGATGCCTCCTAGCGATACAGGTGGCAGGAAGGACATCACTTACAACATTCTGTGCCAGCGCTGTGATGGAAATGACGGCGACAGTGGGGTGACACAGTGCGAGCCATGTGAGTCAGACCTGCGGTTCATCCCACGGCCACTTGGTCTGACTGGTACCTCTGTGGCAATACTAGATTTTGCAACGCACGCCAACTACACCTTTCATGTAGAGGCTGTGAATGGCGTCTCTGGGCTGGGTGTAGCCACACGCTCACTGGCGAATGTTACCGTCACTACACACCAAGCTG GTCCTGCTCTGGTGGGTGTAGTCAGGAAAGACTGGGCCTCTCAAAACAGCATCGCCCTCTCCTGGTCACAAGTGGAAAATCCACCTACAGACATAGTGGACTATGAAGTCAAATATTATGAGAAG gAGCAAGAGCAGCTGAGCTACTCATCAACGCGGACCAAAACCCCCAACGTGGTGGTAACGAGCCTCCGACCCTCGACTGTCTACGTCTTCCATGTGCGTGCTCGCACCGCTGCCGGTTACTCAGCCTACAGCCCCAACTTTGAGTTTGCCACTGCACCTGAGG aTCCTGATATCGCTGATCAGGGTCAAGTCCTGGTGGTCGTCACAGCATCTGTAGGCGGCTTCTCCCTGTTGGTCATCCttaccctcttcctcctcatcactggCCG ATGTCAGGGGTACATTAAAGCCAGGATGAagtcagaggagaagaggaagactcGCTTCCACAGTGGGCACG TCCCATTCTCTGGGATAAAGACCTATGTGGATCCAGACACGTATGAAGACCCCTCTCAGGCTGTGGAGGAATTCACCAAAGAGATAGACCCCTCGTACATATGCATCGAAAGGGTGATTGGCGCAG GTGAATTTGGAGAAGTCTGCAGCGGTCGGTTGCGTATACCTGGAAGGATGGACATTGCTGTGGCAATAAAGACGCTTAAAGGTGGCTACATGGACCAACAGAGGAGAGACTTTTTGCGTGAGGCTTCAATCATGGGACAGTTTAACAACCCCAACATCATCAGGCTGGAGGGAGTGGTCACCAAGA GCAGACCAGTGATGATCGTGGTTGAGTACATGGACAATGGAGCGCTTGATTCTTTCCTTCGG ACACGTGACGGTCagttcactgtgctgcagctggttgGCATGATGCGCGGCATCGTCGTCGGCATGACCTACCTATCAGATATGGGTTACGTTCACAGAGACCTGGCCGCTCGCAACATCTTGGTGGATGAGAACTTGGTGTGTAAGGTTTCTGATTTCGGCATGTCCAGAATCCTCGACGATGACAGTGAAGCAGCCTACACTGCTACAGTGAGTGTGGATCTGACAGTTACTGCAGGATGTCACATTCTGACAGATATCgcagttaaaaatgttgaatatctctctgttttgtgtcaggGTGGAAAGATACCAATACGCTGGACAGCACCAGAGGCGATTGCTTACGGGAAATTTTCCACAGCCAGTGATGTATGGAGCTACGGCATTGTCATGTGGGAGGTGATGTCGTACGGCGAGAGGCCCTACTGGGAGATGTCCAATCAAGAT GTCATTTTATCGATCGAAGAAGGCTACCGTCTACCAGCGCCTATGGGCTGCCCCGTGACACTGCACCAGTTGATGTTGCACTGCTGGCAGAAGGAGGCCAGCCAGCGTCCACGCTTCAACAATGTGCTCTCTTTCctggacaaactcatcatcAATCCCAGTAGTCTGCTCCCTCTGGTGAATGATGAGCAGAG TTTCCCTGACTCCCCAGAGGACATGCCAGACTACCCTCTTTTCATCTCTATCGGCGACTGGCTCGACTCCATCAAGATGAGCCAGTATAAGAACAACTTTCTTGCAGCAGGATACACAACACTGGATTCCATTTCAACCATGAGTATAGA CGACATCAGGCGCATCGGGATCTGCTTGATCGGTCACCAGAGGAGAATCATAAGCAGCATACAGTCTCTTCGCCTGCAGCTTCACCACATCCAACAGAGTGGCTTTCAAGTGTGA
- the arl6 gene encoding ADP-ribosylation factor-like protein 6 isoform X1, translated as MGLFDKLAGWLGLKKEVNVLCLGLDNSGKTTIINHLKPTNAQAQDIVPTIGFSIEKFKTSSLSFTVFDMSGQGRYRNLWEHYYKEGQAIIFVIDSADKLRMVVAKEELDTLLNHPDIKHRRIPILFFANKMDVRDALSSVKVSQLLCLENIKDKPWHICATDALKGEGLQEGVDWLQDQIMQSNQNNENVRA; from the exons ATGGGGCTGTTTGACAAGTTGGCAGGATGGCTGGGGCTGAAGAAGGAGGTGAATGTGCTCTGTCTTGGTCTGgacaacagtggaaaaacaaccaTCATCAACCACCTCAAGCCCACTAAT GCTCAGGCACAAGACATTGTCCCAACTATTGGCTTCAGCATAGAGAAGTTCAAGACGTCCAG CCTTTCATTCACAGTGTTTGACATGTCGGGTCAAGGCAGATACAGAAACCTTTGGGAACATTACTACAA GGAAGGCCAGGCTATCATATTTGTCATCGATAGCGCAGACAAACTGAGGATGGTAGTAGCCAAAGAAGAACTGGACACATTACTAAACCACCCGG ATATTAAACACAGGAGGATCCCCATCCTGTTCTTTGCCAATAAGATGGATGTCAGAGATGCCCTGTCTTCAGTCAAGGTCTCACAGTTGCTGTGTTTGGAGAACATCAAAGACAAACCCTGGCACATCTG TGCCACTGACGCTCTGAAAGGAGAAGGTTTACAGGAGGGGGTCGACTGGTTACAAG ATCAAATTATGCA atcaaatcaaaacaatgagaacGTGAGGGCATGA
- the arl6 gene encoding ADP-ribosylation factor-like protein 6 isoform X2 yields MGLFDKLAGWLGLKKEVNVLCLGLDNSGKTTIINHLKPTNAQAQDIVPTIGFSIEKFKTSSLSFTVFDMSGQGRYRNLWEHYYKEGQAIIFVIDSADKLRMVVAKEELDTLLNHPDIKHRRIPILFFANKMDVRDALSSVKVSQLLCLENIKDKPWHICATDALKGEGLQEGVDWLQDQIKTMRT; encoded by the exons ATGGGGCTGTTTGACAAGTTGGCAGGATGGCTGGGGCTGAAGAAGGAGGTGAATGTGCTCTGTCTTGGTCTGgacaacagtggaaaaacaaccaTCATCAACCACCTCAAGCCCACTAAT GCTCAGGCACAAGACATTGTCCCAACTATTGGCTTCAGCATAGAGAAGTTCAAGACGTCCAG CCTTTCATTCACAGTGTTTGACATGTCGGGTCAAGGCAGATACAGAAACCTTTGGGAACATTACTACAA GGAAGGCCAGGCTATCATATTTGTCATCGATAGCGCAGACAAACTGAGGATGGTAGTAGCCAAAGAAGAACTGGACACATTACTAAACCACCCGG ATATTAAACACAGGAGGATCCCCATCCTGTTCTTTGCCAATAAGATGGATGTCAGAGATGCCCTGTCTTCAGTCAAGGTCTCACAGTTGCTGTGTTTGGAGAACATCAAAGACAAACCCTGGCACATCTG TGCCACTGACGCTCTGAAAGGAGAAGGTTTACAGGAGGGGGTCGACTGGTTACAAG atcaaatcaaaacaatgagaacGTGA